A genome region from Streptomyces xanthophaeus includes the following:
- a CDS encoding PPOX class F420-dependent oxidoreductase → MDLEELGRARYVSLTTFRKDGTPVATPVWAVADGGELYVWTRSDSWKVKRIRNNGRVTVTACDMRGRVEEGAQTREGEARLLDEAGLRRVRKLMSRKYGWQFWLVDVPAALARRGKRPHTAIAVKL, encoded by the coding sequence ATGGATCTCGAAGAGCTCGGCAGGGCGCGGTACGTCAGTCTCACCACCTTCCGCAAGGACGGCACGCCCGTGGCGACACCGGTGTGGGCGGTCGCGGACGGGGGTGAGCTGTACGTGTGGACCCGCAGCGATTCGTGGAAGGTCAAGCGGATCCGCAACAACGGGCGGGTCACCGTCACCGCCTGCGACATGCGCGGGCGCGTCGAAGAAGGCGCGCAGACGCGGGAGGGCGAGGCCCGGCTGCTCGACGAGGCGGGGCTGCGGCGAGTGCGGAAGCTGATGTCGCGCAAGTACGGCTGGCAGTTCTGGTTGGTGGACGTGCCCGCCGCTCTGGCGCGCCGGGGCAAGCGTCCGCACACCGCGATCGCCGTCAAGCTTTGA